Within the Pseudomonadota bacterium genome, the region CTCCTGTGCGAAGGAACTCGCCCACCAGGACATGCACAACCTCGCGCTGATCCTCCAGAACCAGGAGGATATCCCCCTCCAGGCGGCGGTGGACCGGGTAGCGCGGCTCATCGAGCGCGAGGTCAAGCGTTTTATAGCCCTGGAAGCCCGGCTACCGAGCTTCGGCCCCACAATCGACGGTGTGGTTCAGCGGTTCATCGCCGGCCTGCGCGACTGGATGCGCGGCAACCTCGACTGGTCATACGAGTCTGGCCGCTACCGCCAAACATATGCAAGCGGACCGATGGGTCTCCCTGAACCTCGAGCCGCAGGGTGGGGCGTTAACCAGTAGAAACGTTTCCCTTTTGTCTGCGTATTCGCTGGCACTTCGGACGGACGCAACGCCCGCGCTCCATGCATCAAAGTTGCTTAACCAACCGCAATGTCTCGGCACCGATATGCTGTAACGGCAGGATATGATCGACACCACCGAGCTTTACCGCCTCGCTTGGCATGCCCCAGACCACGGAGGTGTTCTCATCTTGGGCGAGCGTCGGCGCTCCGCTGTCGCGCAATTCCTTCAACCCCAGCGCGCCGTCCATTCCCATCCCCGTTAAGATCACACCCACCGCATTAGCACCCACCTGCTGCGCCACCGAGCGGAAAAGCACATCGACCGAAGGCCGATGCCGGTTGACGGCCGGGCCGTCGTGCAAACGGCACACATAGCGCGCCCCGTCCCGCTGCACCAGGAGATGGTGGCTGCCTGGAGCAATGTAGGCGTGGCCCGGCACGATCCGCTGACCGTCCTCGGCTTCAAGTACGGTCATAGCCGAGATCCTGTTCATCCGCTGCGCGAACGGACCGCTGAACGCTTCGGGAATATGTTGCGCAACGACGATGGCCGGAGCATCGGCCGGCATCTCGGCAAGGATCTCCTTGATGGCCTCGGTGCCGCCGGTTGAGGCCCCGATCGCGATAATTTTCTCGCCGGTCTTGAAAGGCCTCCTTGCCGGTTTTTTTAGCAATACCGCGTCGGCGCTGTACTTTGGCGCGACCTCGGGCAAGGCAACGTCTCGGGTATAACGCCGGACCCGGGCGACCGCGGCGGTCTTAACCTTTTCGATCAAATCTTCCCCGTAGTTCGCGAGCGGATCAGTGAGATCCAGCGATGGCTTGGTGACGAAA harbors:
- a CDS encoding chemotaxis response regulator protein-glutamate methylesterase; protein product: MSKIRVVVVDDSAVVRKVLAAILNSDTGIEVVGVACDPYLARDKIKKLDPDVITLDVEMPRMDGVTFLRNLMRLRPMPVVMVSSLTKGGAEITLEAMEAGAVDFVTKPSLDLTDPLANYGEDLIEKVKTAAVARVRRYTRDVALPEVAPKYSADAVLLKKPARRPFKTGEKIIAIGASTGGTEAIKEILAEMPADAPAIVVAQHIPEAFSGPFAQRMNRISAMTVLEAEDGQRIVPGHAYIAPGSHHLLVQRDGARYVCRLHDGPAVNRHRPSVDVLFRSVAQQVGANAVGVILTGMGMDGALGLKELRDSGAPTLAQDENTSVVWGMPSEAVKLGGVDHILPLQHIGAETLRLVKQL